In the genome of Cupriavidus malaysiensis, one region contains:
- a CDS encoding 3-isopropylmalate dehydratase produces MTTALPEPQPGGRIWRFGDNVDTDAMAPGAYMKAGIEELSRHCLAGPRPGFAAAVRRGDLLVAGCNFGLGSSREQAPQALKHLGVAAVIAPSFAGLFYRNAINLGLPVLVCHDTSPLRDGAMARLDLDSATLALEDGRRLACEPIPAFLLDLLRAGGLMPHLKARLAGAG; encoded by the coding sequence ATGACCACCGCCCTCCCCGAACCCCAGCCTGGCGGCCGCATCTGGCGCTTCGGCGACAACGTCGACACCGACGCGATGGCACCCGGTGCCTACATGAAGGCCGGCATCGAAGAGCTCTCGCGCCATTGCCTGGCAGGCCCGCGCCCCGGCTTCGCCGCCGCCGTGCGGCGGGGCGACCTGCTGGTGGCGGGATGCAACTTCGGCCTCGGCTCCTCGCGCGAGCAGGCACCGCAGGCGCTCAAGCACCTGGGCGTGGCCGCGGTGATCGCCCCCTCGTTCGCCGGCCTGTTCTACCGCAACGCCATCAACCTGGGCCTGCCGGTGCTGGTCTGCCACGACACCTCGCCCCTGCGCGACGGCGCGATGGCCCGGCTCGACCTCGACAGCGCCACCCTGGCCCTGGAGGACGGACGGCGCCTGGCTTGCGAGCCGATCCCCGCCTTCCTGCTCGACCTGCTGCGCGCCGGTGGCCTGATGCCACACCTCAAGGCCCGGCTGGCCGGCGCGGGCTGA
- a CDS encoding 3-isopropylmalate dehydratase large subunit: MTVPATLAQKLVARAAGRTHVEPGSIVMCRVDLAMSHDSSGPRRVAPLLRELGAQVWDPQRYVVVTDHYLPAVDPEAQAIVRFTRDWVREQRLPHFIDGEGICHLVLPEHGHVLPGRFIVGGDSHSPTGGAFGAYMFGIGATEMASVLATGEIWLRVPHTIRVHWSGRLGDGVCAKDMMLFLCARFGLGGGRYEAVEYAGPAVAALPMQERMTLANMSAELGAQTGLVAPDRTTLDWLAAAGVDAGALAGIDLAHWRSDDEAPLLASHVFDAAALAPHVAAPHSPANSVPVAQAEGEALQIAYLGACTGAKLEDLRMAARVLRGRRVAAGISLQVAPASLRDQRQAEAEGTLGVLLDAGATLLGNSCNACAGYGPSRFPAGSRAIASTARNFAGRMGGAGSAVWLGSPMTVAASAVTGRITDPRSLLA; the protein is encoded by the coding sequence ATGACGGTCCCCGCCACCCTCGCCCAGAAACTGGTGGCACGCGCTGCCGGCCGCACGCACGTCGAGCCCGGCAGCATCGTGATGTGCCGGGTCGACCTGGCCATGTCGCACGACTCGAGCGGCCCGCGCCGCGTGGCGCCGCTGCTGCGCGAGCTGGGCGCGCAGGTGTGGGACCCGCAGCGCTACGTGGTGGTGACCGACCACTACCTGCCCGCCGTCGACCCCGAGGCGCAGGCCATCGTGCGCTTCACGCGCGACTGGGTGCGCGAGCAGCGCCTGCCCCACTTCATCGACGGCGAGGGCATCTGCCACCTGGTGCTGCCCGAGCACGGCCACGTGCTGCCGGGCCGCTTCATCGTCGGCGGCGACAGCCACAGTCCTACCGGCGGCGCCTTCGGTGCCTACATGTTCGGCATCGGCGCCACCGAAATGGCGAGCGTGCTGGCCACCGGCGAGATCTGGCTGCGCGTGCCGCACACCATCCGCGTGCACTGGAGCGGGCGCCTCGGCGACGGCGTCTGCGCCAAGGACATGATGCTGTTCCTGTGCGCGCGCTTCGGCCTCGGCGGCGGCCGCTACGAAGCCGTCGAGTATGCCGGTCCGGCAGTGGCGGCGCTGCCGATGCAGGAACGCATGACGCTGGCCAATATGAGCGCCGAGCTCGGCGCGCAGACCGGCCTGGTGGCCCCCGACCGCACCACGCTGGACTGGCTCGCCGCCGCCGGCGTCGATGCCGGCGCGCTGGCCGGCATCGACCTGGCGCACTGGCGCAGCGATGACGAGGCCCCGTTGCTGGCCAGCCATGTCTTCGACGCCGCGGCACTGGCGCCCCACGTGGCCGCCCCCCACTCGCCGGCCAACAGCGTGCCGGTGGCACAGGCCGAGGGCGAAGCGCTGCAGATCGCCTACCTGGGCGCCTGTACCGGCGCCAAGCTGGAAGACCTGCGCATGGCGGCGCGCGTGCTGCGCGGGCGCCGCGTGGCCGCCGGCATCAGCCTGCAGGTGGCGCCGGCATCGCTGCGCGACCAGCGCCAGGCCGAGGCCGAGGGTACGCTGGGCGTGCTGCTGGATGCCGGCGCGACCCTGCTGGGCAACAGTTGCAATGCCTGCGCCGGCTACGGGCCCTCGCGCTTCCCCGCCGGCAGCCGCGCCATCGCGTCGACGGCGCGCAATTTCGCCGGCCGCATGGGCGGCGCCGGCAGCGCGGTCTGGCTGGGCTCGCCGATGACCGTGGCGGCCAGTGCCGTCACCGGCCGTATCACCGATCCCCGCTCCCTGCTCGCATGA